In the Solanum pennellii chromosome 5, SPENNV200 genome, one interval contains:
- the LOC107019245 gene encoding uncharacterized protein LOC107019245 isoform X2, producing MELKRLWTKLYTIRYPENYELSLPLFTYNKGEILLAFKSTLGIYDPKNDSITYPEVPDDEVTGFYDRIKAELCIKSLVCPDLPNEDWKMSELRETCTCGSGRGPRYTVLICVGSRNSSEIVMAQKQIWSELGNGSLLLLI from the exons ATGGAGTTAAAGCGTCTTTGGACAAAACTGTATACCATCAGGTATCCTGAGAACTATGAGCTTTCTCTGCCCCTTTTCACGTATAATAAAGGTGAAATTCTGCTCGCGTTTAAATCAACTTTAGGGATATACGATCCAAAGAATGACTCTATCACATATCCAGAGGTTCCTGATGATGAGGTTACTGGTTTTTACGACAGAATTAAGGCAGAACTTTGCATCAAAAGCCTAGTTTGTCCGGATTTACCAAACGAAGATTGGAAGATGTCAGAACTCAG GGAAACTTGCACGTGTGGTTCTGGCCGGGGACCCCGGTATACTGTACTAATATGTGTAGGTTCCCGTAATTCGAGTGAGATTGTCATGGCGCAAAAGCAGATATGGTCCG AACTAGGAAATGGAAGTCTGCTGTTACTGATCTGA
- the LOC107019246 gene encoding uncharacterized protein LOC107019246 yields MCPPIKIHNDVGVKVYLDQMRVNLDFFTKYPLCITLKDCGQYNECHRVIVNDIINSDVRLSQNNIDLYSNNSIRLIGMDLDGAVNDNNEVDNDIICDHSNLFVAENQIYNNKETLKEVMRHVGLVEKFSFRVARCNSSNYHLHCISKSCSWMMRASSLNKSSLFKVRKYIAQHICCVRERVYARRQGITDVVAVLIMDNYIDPSKVYTPKDVADDMLKLHGVSLTYIQAWRAKEKAVKLVRGDPAESYARLPGYFYILEQTYPGSVLKIKRNEDDTFLYAFVALEACIRGWEYCRPIVVVDGAALKCSYGGTMLTASTLDPGGHILPLAYAIVDSENDASWTWFFEQFREAYGVRQNMCFMSDRNESIWKGTTNVYPESEHYACIWHLSVNVLKNFNRNTEDLKMLFFSLAKAYTKQQFETIMGRIDQIDTRIRPYLFDIGYSKWSRAYSNCKRTWTMTSNIAESLNNVNRLARRLPVISLLEFMRVTIQRWIHKHNEEADKTTSNLTKKYDVYLQKSITLSCNMRVIPSTVDLHAVAEGAKKYIVNLNTRMCSCGRFQHYEIPCGHAIAVLRYRKLHEADFCSAFYSLKNFKDAYAIPVEPIPCESTWDIPSYISDPKLMPPGQKRAAGRPKLERWKGFADVKFKKTKSTCSRCHQVGHNRKTCSNYPVQKQ; encoded by the exons ATGTGTCCAcctataaaaattcataatgatgtTGGGGTAAAGGTTTATCTAGATCAGATGAGGGtgaatttggatttttttacaaaatatccaTTAtgcatcactttgaaagattgTGGGCAGTATAACGAATGTCATAGAGTTATAgttaatgatataataaattcTGATGTTAGATTATCACAGAATAACATAGATCTATACTCCAACAATTCTATCCGTTTGATCGGAATGGATTTAGACGGAGCTGTCAATGATAATAATGAAGTAgataatgatataatatgtgaTCATTCTAATTTATTTGTAGCTGAAAATcagatttataataataaagaaaccCTTAAGGAAGTTATGAGGCATGTGGGACTGGTTGAGAAGTTCAGCTTTCGGGTTGCACGTTGTAATTCATCTAA TTATCATCTGCATTGTATTTCTAAGAGTTGTTCTTGGATGATGAGGGCATCTAGTTTGAATAAATCTAGTTTATTCAAAGTTCGGAAGTATATTGCTCAGCATATATGTTGTGTTAGAGAAAGAGTTTATGCCAGACGTCAAGGGATAACTGACGTTGTAGCTGTATTGATAATGGATAATTATATTGATCCATCTAAGGTATATACTCCAAAAGATGTAGCTGATGATATGTTGAAATTGCATGGTGTTTCGTTGACATACATACAGGCATGGAGAGCTAAAGAAAAAGCAGTAAAGCTGGTGCGAGGAGATCCAGCAGAATCTTATGCAAGATTACCTG gttatttttacattttggaGCAAACATATCCAGGAtctgttttgaaaataaaaaggaatgaagatgatACATTTTTATATGCATTTGTTGCTTTAGAAGCATGTATTAGGGGATGGGAATATTGTAGGCCAATTGTAGTTGTTGATGGTGCTGCATTAAAGTGTTCGTATGGTGGTACAATGTTAACTGCAAGCACATTGGATCCGGGAG GTCATATACTTCCGTTGGCATATGCGATAGTAGATTCTGAAAATGATGCTTCATGGACATGGTTCTTTGAGCAATTTAGAGAAGCATATGGAGTTAGACAAAATATGTGTTTTATGTCAGACAGAAATGAAAGCATATGGAAAGGGACAACAAATGTATATCCTGAATCAGAACATTATGCATGCATATGGCATTTATCAGTCAATGTTTTGAAGAATTTCAATAGAAATACTGAAGATTTGAAGATGTTGTTCTTTTCATTGGCAAAAGCTTATACAAAACAACAGTTTGAGACAATTATGGGAAGAATAGATCAGATAGATACGCGAATACGACCATACTTGTTTGATATTGGTTATAGCAAATGGTCAAGAGCTTACTCGAATTGTAAGCGCACATGGACCATGACTTCAAACATCGCGGAGTCATTGAATAATGTTAACAGATTAGCACGGAGGTTACCGGTGATTTCACTTCTTGAGTTTATGAGGGTGACAATTCAGAGGTGGATTCACAAGCATAATGAGGAGGCTGATAAGACTACATCTAATctgacaaaaaaatatgatgtttATCTACAGAAAAGTATTACGTTGTCGTGCAATATGAGG gTGATACCTTCAACTGTTGATCTGCATGCTGTAGCTGAAGGAGCAAAGAAATACATAGTAAATTTGAACACAAGGATGTGTAGTTGCGGAAGATTTCAACATTATGAGATACCATGTGGTCATGCAATTGCTGTTCTCCGTTACAGGAAGTTACATGAAGCAGATTTCTGTTCTGCTTTTTATAGCCTCAAGAATTTCAAAGATGCTTATGCCATTCCTGTCGAGCCTATCCCGTGCGAGAGTACATGGGATATACCAAGTTATATTTCAGATCCTAAATTGATGCCGCCTGGTCAAAAAAGAGCAGCAGGAAGACCCAAACTTGAACGGTGGAAGGGATTCGCAGATGTGAAATTCAAGAAGACAAAAAGCACATGCAGTAGATGCCATCAGGTTGGACACAATAGGAAGACTTGTTCAAATTATCCTGTACAAAAACAATGA
- the LOC107020439 gene encoding putative late blight resistance protein homolog R1B-16 codes for MAQQCGAVIGAIDFLKRRHLDRFIIDQLDDARTRLVCVSLFLVKLEEVFPENTISTQLGALFQQAHDGFSEICTYTDQHYPIIMTKALKIFTLNNIAARLEAASKPLISGREMISEVLKILEPEKIAERIEASKSSSQITTMEMVRFVDFLLDYVKDPTLVKLRYLRAFFILSASRCIEHESMHYFFIHVENVAYTALQLRFKWIDKYIHMISYELHSLISSLSPDLTQIHKNLLTALKSSKSETTLNSECMLDFVNVLLEDLKVHLHCCQIWGLKEELLNSVHFLRCIEHGGTQLRIFSSLQSLIEDLVFEAALVINAYDEDLLFVLKPKLNHVNVVIKMIQLRNSEATFLLRADSLNLIDYALEELIVVTNFLMDSLEQCKQQPKITDLLTLIQSVTNEACSAVKNLLSYPRGEDFVSEMNRSHFQLLLKFNFIKAAIRQMCSTICASSTEIHLLNFLPINFEVIGSYLNSSKKSSSGHRNMDSVMMDFHQYIIDNLLLKHETDLSFTVADDVKKFYDGLLLLLTYLLDTLSQCSGFGTTVIEAKSANSNKSNLILQFLTVAFKLIECERSLMDLQKHKATLKAHILDLIKSSHEELIYLRVFLIDVLSQHTVHNVLMHAEVTANKIAQIIKRRSTEEIGLLLSEIESVKVEIRKVCFQFLDASPYNMTDGEDLIRFLSKHQDWLLNFDAFSIPFLKKQIPEIKGKLFYLGSFIADIVQHRDMHKELKDLVKRVQDIKFVCLFPIRDSAPSWCYRLHLSDVKQLLKFVETEVEMICLKVPDFSSHSFPKINELGFLDCFLGKLDEMLSSKLESVIDLKCQIEPLKEGFLCLRTLTDHFPEIYDEHDEVYSLITRVTAMAYKAEYVMDSCLTNSYPLWYKVCWISEAVENIKLVNEVVRETCERKKVDVAVLKIRKTSTHLVPSLSANTPGSNEEMESFQEAMDQMKMQLLGGSRQLDVVSLVGMPGIGKTTLAEKIYNDPVITSHFDVRAQCRMTQVYSWRDLLLAILNGVLEPNDRNEKEDGELADELRRFLLTKRFLILIDDVWDDKVWDNIHMCFKDARNGSRIILTTRLSSVANYAKCESEPHHLRLFRDDESWTLLQQELFQGKSCPPEIVDVGFRIAKICGGLPLFIVLVAGVLREKKIIKAELWKEIEESLCLLNIDSLEESMSIIGFSYRNLPQQLKPCFLYFGGLQKGKDIHVSKLTRLWVAEGFVQANEENGLEDAAECLLEDLISRNLVMGVEKRPNGKLKTCRVHDLLHKFCLEKSKQENFLLHINGFSGEDSFPEMCMDYRLFVHSSEDQIDLWQPYRSNVRSLLFNVIDSDNLLWPHDVSFIFDSFKLVKVLDLESVNIGGTFPSEIQFLIHLKYFAAKTGGNSIPSCIANLWNLETFVIRGLGGEVILPSSLLKMVKMRNIHVTHRASFSLHENMGESLADSQLDNLETFSTPHLVYGEDTEMLLGKMPKLRKLSCIFSGTFGYSEKVKGKCVSFPRLEILSHLESLKIVSNSYPAKLPHVFSFPSRLRELTLSKFRLPWSQILSIGELPNLKILKLLLRAFEGDEWEVNDSEFRELKYLELGDLNITRWSVSEDAFPLLERLVLTKCKRLEKIPSHFDDAVSLKSIEVNWCSWDVAHSAEEIQAIQRDEMANDAFKVTIQPPDWDRNSSP; via the exons ATGGCTCAACAGTGTGGTGCAGTGATAGGTGCCATAGACTTTCTGAAGAGAAGACATTTGGATAGATTCATAATTGATCAATTGGACGATGCTAGAACTCGACTTGTATGTGTATCTCTATTTCTGGTGAAATTGGAGGAGGTTTTCCCTGAGAACACGATATCGACACAACTAGGGGCCTTATTTCAACAAGCTCATGATGGATTTTCTGAGATATGTACTTACACGGATCAACATTACCCCATCATAATGACAAAGGCGCTGAAAATATTTACACTCAACAACATTGCTGCGCGACTCGAAGCAGCTTCAAAGCCATTAATATCAGGTAGAGAAATGATATCAGAAGTGCTGAAAATACTCGAACCCGAGAAAATTGCTGAAAGAATTGAAGCTTCAAAGTCATCTAGCCAAATCACTACTATGGAGATGGTGAGGTTTGTCGATTTTTTGCTTGATTATGTAAAGGATCCTACCCTTGTGAAGCTGCGATATCTACGCGCTTTCTTCATATTAAGTGCAAGTCGATGCATTGAGCATGAGAGTATGCATTATTTCTTCATCCATGTTGAGAATGTAGCTTATACTGCACTACAACTACGTTTCAAATGGATCgacaaatatatacatatgatcaGTTATGAGTTGCACAGTTTGATAAGTTCTTTAAGTCCTGATTTAACACAGATACATAAGAACCTCTTGACAgcgttaaaatcatcaaaatcagAGACTACATTGAATTCCGAATGTATGCTTGATtttgttaatgttctactagAGGATCTAAAGGTGCATCTACACTGTTGTCAAATTTGGGGGCTCAAAGAAGAACTTCTTAACAGTGTTCATTTTCTACGGTGCATAGAACATGGAGGCACTCAACTCAGGATATTCAGTTCTCTTCAGTCACTTATTGAAGATCTGGTGTTTGAGGCAGCATTAGTCATCAACGCCTATGATGAggatcttctttttgttttgaagCCGAAGCTTAATCATGTCAATGTAGTAATCAAAATGATTCAACTACGTAACAGTGAAGCAACCTTTCTCCTGAGAGCTGACAGTCTTAATCTGATTGACTATGCTTTAGAAGAGCTGATAGTCGTGACAAATTTTCTCATGGATTCATTGGAGCAGTGCAAACAGCAACCTAAGATAACTGATCTTTTAACTCTTATCCAATCTGTGACTAACGAAGCATGTTCGGCTGTTAAAAATCTTTTAAGTTATCCAAGAGGAGAAGACTTCGTCAGCGAAATGAATCGCTCACATTTCCAATTGCTTCTTAAGTTCAACTTTATTAAGGCAGCAATTAGACAGATGTGTTCTACCATTTGTGCTTCATCAACTGAGATACATCTGCTGAACTTTCTTCCTATTAATTTTGAGGTCATTGGTTCTTACTTAAACTCCTCAAAGAAATCATCCTCTGGTCACCGCAACATGGATTCAGTTATGATggattttcatcaatatattaTTGACAATCTGCTACTGAAGCATGAAACTGATTTGTCATTTACAGTTGCAGATGATGTTAAAAAGTTCTATGATGGATTGTTGCTCCTGTTAACTTATCTTCTTGATACTCTATCTCAGTGCAGTGGATTTGGAACTACTGTAATTGAGGCCAAATCTGCGAATAGCAACAAAAGCAATCTAATTCTTCAGTTTTTGACGGTGGCTTTCAAGCTTATCGAATGTgagagaagtttgatggatctaCAGAAGCACAAAGCCACTTTGAAAGCTCACATTCTGGATCTGATTAAAAGTTCTCATGAAGAGCTTATTTATCTTAGAGTTTTTCTCATAGATGTTCTCAGTCAACACACAGTCCATAATGTCTTAATGCATGCTGAAGTGACTGCCAACAAGATAGCACAAATCATCAAAAGAAGAAGCACTGAggaaattgggcttttattatCTGAGATTGAGTCTGTCAAGGTAGAGATCAGAAAAGTATGCTTTCAATTTCTGGATGCATCACCTTACAACATGACAGATGGCGAAGACCTTATTAGATTCTTATCGAAACACCAGGACTGGCTGCTCAACTTTGATGCCTTTTCAATTCCTTTTTTGAAGAAACAGATTCCAGAAATCAAAGGCAAACTATTTTATTTGGGTTCTTTTATTGCAGATATTGTACAGCATCGTGATATGCATAAAGAGCTCAAAGACCTTGTGAAACGTGTTCAAGATATAAAGTTTGTCTGTCTCTTTCCCATCAGGGATTCTGCACCTTCTTGGTGTTACAGGCTACATCTCTCTGATGTCAAGCAATTGCTTAAGTTTGTCGAGACAGAGGTCGAAATGATTTGTCTCAAAGTTCCAGATTTTTCAAGTCATAGCTTCCCCAAGATAAATGAACTAGGATTTCTTGATTGCTTCCTGGGAAAATTGGATGAGATGTTAAGTTCTAAGCTTGAGTCAGTTATCGACTTAAAATGCCAAATTGAGCCATTGAAGGAGGGCTTCTTGTGTCTAAGAACGTTGACTGATCATTTCCCAGAAATCTACGATGAGCATGATGAAGTTTATAGTCTTATAACAAGAGTTACCGCCATGGCATACAAGGCAGAGTATGTTATGGACTCGTGTTTGACCAATTCTTATCCACTCTGGTACAAAGTTTGTTGGATTTCTGAAGCTGTTGAGAATATTAAGCTTGTAAATGAAGTTGTTAGGGAAACATGTGAAAGAAAAAAGGTAGATGTGGCAGTGCTCAAAATTAGAAAGACCTCAACTCATCTTGTGCCGTCTTTATCAGCTAATACTCCAGGATCAAATGAAGAAATGGAGAGTTTCCAGGAGGCGATGGACCAAATGAAGATGCAGCTACTTGGAGGTTCGCGTCAGCTAGATGTCGTCTCATTGGTTGGGATGCCGGGAATTGGTAAGACTACTCTTGCCGAGAAGATTTACAATGATCCAGTAATCACCTCTCACTTTGATGTCCGTGCTCAGTGTCGCATGACTCAAGTATATTCATGGAGAGATTTGTTGCTTGCCATTTTGAATGGTGTGCTTGAGCCTAATGATCGCAATGAAAAAGAAGATGGTGAATTAGCTGATGAGCTGCGCCGATTTTTGTTGACCAAGAGATTCTTAATTCTCATTGATGATGTGTGGGATGATAAAGTGTGGGACAATATACATATGTGCTTCAAAGATGCTCGGAATGGAAGTAGAATTATACTAACAACCCGTCTGAGTAGCGTTGCCAATTATGCTAAATGTGAAAGTGAACCTCATCATCTTCGCTTGTTCAGAGATGATGAGAGTTGGACATTATTGCAGCAAGAGCTGTTTCAAGGGAAGAGTTGTCCGCCTGAAATTGTTGATGTGGGGTTTCGAATAGCAAAAATATGTGGAGGGTTGCCTCTCTTCATTGTATTAGTTGCTGGTGTTCTCAGAGagaaaaagataataaaagCAGAATTGTGGAAGGAAATAGAAGAAAGTCTATGTTTGCTGAATATTGATAGCTTGGAAGAGAGCATGTCTATAATTGGATTCAGTTACAGGAATTTACCCCAACAGCTGAAGCCTTGTTTTCTCTATTTTGGAGGACTTCAAAAGGGGAAGGATATTCATGTCTCAAAGTTGACTCGGTTGTGGGTAGCTGAGGGTTTTGTACAAGCAAATGAAGAAAACGGACTAGAAGATGCTGCAGAATGTCTCTTGGAAGATCTTATTAGTAGAAATTTAGTCATGGGCGTGGAGAAGAGACCCAATGGAAAGCTCAAAACATGTCGTGTTCATGATCTGTTGCATAAGTTCTGCTTGGAGAAGTCCAAACAGGAGAATTTCCTTCTTCATATCAATGG ATTCAGTGGAGAGGATTCATTTCCTGAaatgtgtatggattaccggtTGTTTGTTCATTCTTCTGAGGATCAGATTGATCTGTGGCAGCCATATCGCTCAAATGTTCGCTCTTTGCTTTTCAATGTGATTGATTCAGATAACTTGTTATGGCCGCATGATGTCTCTTTCATCTTTGACAGCTTCAAACTTGTTAAGGTGTTGGATTTGGAATCCGTCAACATTGGTGGTACTTTTcccagtgaaatacaatttctAATTCATTTGAAGTATTTTGCTGCTAAAACTGGTGGAAATTCAATTCCTTCATGTATAGCTAATCTTTGGAATCTTGAAACTTTTGTGATAAGAGGATTGGGAGGAGAGGTGATACTACCTAGTTCACTTCTAAAGATGGTTAAAATGAGGAATATACATGTAACTCATCGTGCTTCATTTAGTTTGCATGAGAACATGGGCGAATCACTTGCGGACTCTCAGTTAGATAATTTGGAAACCTTTTCAACGCCACATCTTGTTTACGGTGAAGATACAGAGATGCTGTTGGGAAAGATGCCAAAATTGAGAAAGCTGAGTTGCATATTTTCGGGTACATTTGGTTATTCAGAGAAAGTGAAAGGAAAGTGTGTTTCTTTTCCCAGATTAGAGATTCTAAGTCACCTTGAATCCCTCAAGATTGTCTCCAACAGTTATCCAGCTAAACTTCCTCATGTCTTTAGCTTTCCCTCAAGACTTAGGGAACTGACTCTGTCAAAGTTTCGTCTACCATGGAGCCAAATCCTGAGTATAGGAGAGCTTCCTAACTTGAAGATTCTAAAGTTACTTCTCAGAGCCTTTGAAGGGGATGAATGGGAAGTGAATGATTCAGAGTTCCGTGAACTCAAATACTTAGAACTGGGGGACCTCAACATTACACGGTGGTCTGTCTCCGAGGATGCTTTTCCTTTGCTTGAACGTTTGGTTTTAACCAAATGTAAGCGTCTTGAGAAAATCCCTTCTCATTTTGATGATGCTGTATCATTGAAAAGCATTGAAGTAAACTGGTGTAGCTGGGATGTTGCTCATTCAGCCGAGGAAATTCAAGCAATTCAGCGTGATGAAATGGCAAATGATGCATTCAAAGTTACAATACAGCCTCCAGATTGGGATAGAAATTCATCTCCTTGA
- the LOC107020440 gene encoding uncharacterized protein LOC107020440 codes for MALFSPKSELLFLFFFIFSLSFNLSHSNKYDDVHDLLPYYNLPKGLLPNNVKSYTVSTKDSSFTVQLTHPCYVQFQDQLVYYQKDIKGKLSYGSVSDVTGIQAKKLFVWVSVTGISVDDQSQMIEFHVGFLSEKLPAKEFENIPTCTNKIKGCQHSAFASI; via the coding sequence ATGGCCTTATTCTCTCCAAAGTCAGAGCTTttgttcttgttcttcttcatcttttctctATCCTTCAATCTTAGCcattcaaataaatatgatgatgttCATGATCTCCTTCCTTATTACAATCTCCCAAAGGGTCTTCTCCCAAACAATGTGAAATCATACACTGTTTCCACCAAAGACAGTTCTTTTACTGTACAACTCACACATCCATGTTATGTACAGTTTCAAGATCAGCTTGTTTACTACCAAAAAGATATTAAAGGGAAGTTGAGTTATGGATCTGTGTCTGATGTCACTGGAATACAAGCAAAGAAGTTGTTTGTATGGGTATCTGTAACTGGGATTAGTGTTGATGATCAGTCTCAGATGATTGAATTTCATGTTGGATTTTTATCTGAAAAATTACCAGCTAAGGAGTTTGAGAATATTCCTACTTGTACTAATAAGATTAAGGGTTGCCAACACTCTGCCTTTGCTTCAATATGA
- the LOC107019245 gene encoding uncharacterized protein LOC107019245 isoform X1, with translation MELKRLWTKLYTIRYPENYELSLPLFTYNKGEILLAFKSTLGIYDPKNDSITYPEVPDDEVTGFYDRIKAELCIKSLVCPDLPNEDWKMSELRETCTCGSGRGPRYTVLICVGSRNSSEIVMAQKQIWSEELGNGSLLLLI, from the exons ATGGAGTTAAAGCGTCTTTGGACAAAACTGTATACCATCAGGTATCCTGAGAACTATGAGCTTTCTCTGCCCCTTTTCACGTATAATAAAGGTGAAATTCTGCTCGCGTTTAAATCAACTTTAGGGATATACGATCCAAAGAATGACTCTATCACATATCCAGAGGTTCCTGATGATGAGGTTACTGGTTTTTACGACAGAATTAAGGCAGAACTTTGCATCAAAAGCCTAGTTTGTCCGGATTTACCAAACGAAGATTGGAAGATGTCAGAACTCAG GGAAACTTGCACGTGTGGTTCTGGCCGGGGACCCCGGTATACTGTACTAATATGTGTAGGTTCCCGTAATTCGAGTGAGATTGTCATGGCGCAAAAGCAGATATGGTCCG AAGAACTAGGAAATGGAAGTCTGCTGTTACTGATCTGA